Proteins found in one Plasmodium malariae genome assembly, chromosome: 13 genomic segment:
- the EIF5A gene encoding eukaryotic translation initiation factor 5A, putative: protein MSDHETYDNIDAGASQTYPVQAGAIKKNGHVMLKEHPCKVVDYSTSKTGKHGHAKAHIVGIDIFTGKKYEDICPTSHNMDVPVVKRTELQLIDITEDGFVSLLYENGDTKDDLSLPKDSEGNFDEVAKQIRNLFDSGKSVLVSVLSACGQEKIIAVKELSS, encoded by the coding sequence ATGTCAGATCACGAAACATATGATAATATTGATGCAGGAGCATCACAAACCTATCCTGTGCAGGCGGgtgcaataaaaaaaaatgggcaTGTCATGTTAAAAGAGCATCCATGTAAAGTTGTTGATTATTCAACATCCAAAACTGGAAAACATGGTCATGCAAAAGCACACATTGTAGGTATTGATATTTTTACtggtaaaaaatatgaagatatATGTCCTACATCCCATAACATGGATGTACCTGTTGTTAAAAGAACGGAATTGCAGTTAATTGATATTACGGAGGATGGTTTTGTTTCTTTACTGTACGAAAATGGTGATACAAAAGATGATTTAAGTTTACCAAAAGATTCGGAAGGAAATTTTGATGAAGTAGCTAAACAAATACGTAATTTATTTGATAGTGGAAAATCAGTTTTAGTTAGTGTCCTATCTGCTTGTGGtcaggaaaaaattattgctGTGAAGGAATTATCATCATAA
- the PmUG01_13014400 gene encoding conserved Plasmodium protein, unknown function: MTKNKCIGNEKVITPIINKGAIKPVEIKSIHELQYELNIKIYTNIYTYNTLCNGIFICRGINGITGKKNSGKSSLCSHICVNLFFNDLLHFFHLFYSTYFDFENFLHKKNIENKFSSKISKNLKNLRKEFNIESTNFQELNQLLNYFTLLFIDLYDKKVKEKNAGFLLNYNRIYNNNQFSKKRIIYIDLDNSFYIERYKNMIYSSIEKIKKLINTYINFCGEKNSFLFLLLLDSSNFYQKQQLFNIYKNYTKEWYLFINLFNHYLNKYIDDITFFDVFKNLQILKIFNFSELVNVVHFICDHVEKYAHPKTNHFNKYIPSDLGAVVLDNLNYLHKSNTVNDMQLTNAQLKDKQPNDEQPNDEQPNNEQPNNEQPNNEQSNNEQPNNEQPNNEQPNDEQPNDEQPNNKQLNSKHLNNKHLNNKKLNTEQLNNELKCLLMKLSKLSTEHKICVLITNNDSKYFKKHDEHFNKIYSKYVYHHIIVRFINQKNLFEHNYPTKKESKKNDCYTPSSDEGSDEMAENHDDNFCTKRYNQRYIKIKKKGKDNICFFEINEYGIETLLH; encoded by the coding sequence ATGACTAAGAACAAATGTATAGGTAATGAAAAAGTTATAACTCCTATCATCAACAAAGGAGCCATCAAGCCGGTCGAAATAAAGAGCATTCACGAATTACAGTACGAGTTAAATATCAAAATTtacacaaacatatatacgtataataCACTGTGTAatggtatatttatatgtagaGGTATTAATGGAATTACTGGTAAAAAGAACAGCGGGAAAAGCAGTCTTTGTTCCCACATTtgtgtaaatttattttttaatgacttattacacttttttcatcttttctATTCAACGTACTTtgattttgaaaattttttacataagaaaaatatagaaaataaattctcttccaaaatatcaaaaaatttaaagaatcTAAGAAAAGAGTTTAATATTGAAAGTACAAATTTTCAAGAGTTAAATCAGCTGCTAAATTATTTCACCCTTTTATTTATAGacttatatgataaaaaggtaaaggaaaagaatgcaggatttttattaaattataacagaatttataacaataaccagttttctaaaaaaagaattatttacataGACCTAGATAACAGTTTTTACATTGAAAGatacaaaaatatgatttattcctctatagaaaaaataaaaaaattaataaatacttatattaaTTTCTGTGGTGagaaaaattcttttttatttttattactactgGACAGTTCTAATTTCTATCAAAAACAACAGCtgtttaacatatataaaaattatactaaaGAATGGTACCTGTTCATAAATCTATTtaatcattatttaaataaatacattgaTGATATTACCTTCTTTGatgttttcaaaaatttacaaatcttaaaaattttcaatttttctgAACTTGTTAATGTTGTTCATTTTATATGTGACCATGTTGAAAAATACGCTCATCCTAAAACTAACcattttaacaaatatataccttCAGATTTGGGGGCGGTAGTATTGGACAACTTAAATTATTTGCACAAAAGCAACACAGTAAACGATATGCAGTTAACAAATGCGCAGTTAAAAGATAAGCAGCCAAATGATGAGCAGCCAAATGATGAGCAGCCAAACAATGAGCAGCCAAACAATGAGCAGCCAAATAATGAGCAGTCAAACAATGAGCAGCCAAACAATGAGCAGCCAAACAATGAGCAGCCAAATGATGAGCAGCCAAATGATGAGCAGCCAAATAATAAGCAGCTAAATAGTAAGCATCTAAACAATAAGCATTTAAACAATAAGAAGCTAAATACCGAGCAGCTAAATAATGAGCTTAAATGTTTGTTAATGAAACTGTCCAAACTATCTACAGAACATAAAATTTGCGTTTTGATAACAAATAATgatagtaaatattttaaaaaacatgaCGAACatttcaataaaatttacTCAAAATATGTGTACCACCACATAATTGTAAGATTCATTAATCAAAAGAATTTATTTGAGCATAATTATCCTACGAAAAAggaaagcaaaaaaaatgacTGCTACACCCCGTCAAGTGATGAAGGGTCAGATGAAATGGCGGAAAATCATGATGATAACTTCTGTACAAAAAGATATAACCAGAGATacataaagataaaaaaaaaaggtaaagaCAACATATgcttttttgaaataaatgaatacgGAATTGAAACCTTGTTGCACTAA